The sequence below is a genomic window from Ovis canadensis isolate MfBH-ARS-UI-01 breed Bighorn chromosome 1, ARS-UI_OviCan_v2, whole genome shotgun sequence.
cagagggatggtacggggagggagaagggaggggggttcaggatggggaacacgtgtatacctgtggcggatacatgttgatgtatggcaaaaccaatacaatattgtaaagtaattaacctccaattaaaataaataaaaaaacttacACAAAATCAGAAAACTATGTTATTCACTAACTACATTCTTTTAATTCAACTAATGTTAAATCTTTAGAATCAGTAAGCATGACAAAACTTTTAAGGGAACTGCTCCATTACAGATCAAAGTGTCTGAAGACCCATTTATAGTATGTGCAGGATCAGACTATAAATTCTACCTAAAGGGCTTAGAATCAAAGAAACATCCTGAAGTCAAATTACACTGGTAAAACAAAGACACACTCTCCCCAAAAGGATTAAATTTGTCTTCTCCTATACATATGTAATACATCTTTCCATGACGATGTATCGGCACATGATCCACATGCCCACATTtagataaacagaaataaaacactaGACACCTTAGACTTTTCCTGGTTCCTTTCCCACTGGAAAAAGAATTACGTGTTTTTCAAGTGGAGCACAAATGGGGTACAGGCTCACCGATCAGCTATTTGTAACAACTGCTGTTGGTAATAATTACAGTTGGAAGAGCCTCCACaaagtaaatagaaaaattagATAATATAAGCCAACATAtaggaatttaaaatttaaatagcttATATTTCAGAACAAATCAGCACAGCAATTCTTTGTTGGATTTTCactaaaatgactttttaaaaaaatgaatctaatCACTTATGCGTGAAAGCTCTGCTGGAGAGGGAAGGTAAAAGCAACTATGTCTTATTCTGGTATGATTTAAATGGAGGCTGAAAGAAAGTTTTGGACCTGAAATATTACAATACTAATGTTTCAAATCAGAGAGAGAGTGGGGAAAAGATTCCAGATTCACTCAGGACCTAGGTCTAAGCTCAGACTTCAGGCTAggccagctgggtgaccttgaggagTTTCTTAAACTCTAAGGCCCTATTTCCTTATCCATAAAATGTCCAGTTTCACTTGTGAGAGTTACAATCTCTGAGGCATGTAGTATGATGCTTAGCATTTGAGAAAGAATAACTATTAAAACTCCTCCTCCACTTCctataaaacagtaaaaaaaaaaatgagaatgaggCAGACTGTTTATAGTAAGGTTTAAGTTATCCATAAGCATCctaaatataaatggaatcacaccaCCTATACAAATGTCatgaaatgaaagtaaaagctgaaagcttttatTTAGGAATcacctataaaataaaatttcctccgatttttattaaatgagaacttctataaaagtgaaagtgaagttgcgcagtcgtgtccgactctttgcaaccccacggactgtagcctaccaggctcctccgtccatgggattttccaggcaagaatactggagtggattgccatttccttctccaggggatctttccgacccagagatcgaacccgggtctcccgcactgtagacagacgctttaccgtctgagctaccagggcaagTGTCATGGGAATTTGAAATTTTCACAAGCTAGCTCTCACTTGTATACCAAAAAGAACTATTTCATAGAGCCTGTATGTTTACTTAGTAAAACCCCACCTCTGCTCACTATGAAACTGTGAAAAAATGAAGATGGAGCAGACTGCTAGTAACTAAAGTGTAAAACACTATCTTCCCAGCTTTCCAACTTATCTTGTAAAATGTTGATAAAAAAGTATCCTACAAAAGGCAGACAAACCATTCTCATTAATCAAATAACATTTCTGATTAACATCAAACATATATGTCTTGCTGGTAATGATTAATAAAATACCTAATCAAATACCCATCTTAAGATGCTTAagtttcaaattaaattttatctgCTGCTTTTTCCAGATATTTATCCTCTTTAATTAAGTGGCCTTTTGGTGCAATCTCTGCTGTACTACACAATATTATATGTGACACTAGTTAGAGTATCTTACAAGATCTTCTCTGTGTAGCTTAGTATTTATAAATCTGAGCAGACTGGATGTTCAGGAAgtgatctcttcatttcttttcccattGGTACAAAGACAAAATTAAAGCTTTCTGAAACTAAAATAAAGGCGTATGTGTTTTTAACTATTAAGAATAGTTCTAGGTGACAGCATTGTACCTTTATCATTGtacaattaaaaattaagttttaacaAGTAGCTTCTTATAAAATAAAAGCACCTGATCAATCTCTACAAATGAAAATCTCAGTCTTACCTTTTGGATCATTATGAGTCAATAGCTGTATGTCAAACTGTTTAGCAAATGCAGTCAAATCAGGTGGCATCACACAGCAGGAGGCAAGATTAACTTGGTTACTATTTGGTTTTACctagaagtgaaaaagaaaaatcatgacaTCTCCTTTAAATTAAGTACTTCGAAAAGTAGAAAGCAATAAAAGGACTCAATTTTAGAACATATGAAATATCACATCCTACAGTGCTTCAAGTTTACTTttacatgaatttattttttacttttacttatacttgtgcccagagaaggcaatggcaccccactccagtactcttgcctggaaaatcccatggacgggattTTCATagtgagcctggtaggctgcagtccaccggatcgcgaagagttggacacaactgagcgacttcactttcacttttcactttcatgcattggagaaggaaatggcaacccactccagtgttcttgcctggagaatcccagggatgcgggagcctggtgggctgccgtctgtggggtcgcacagaatcggacacgactgaagcgacttagcagcagcagcagcatacttgtgccagatttttttaaattaattttttaattggaggataattgctctacaatgttgtgttggtttctgccttataTAAAACAACGCAAATCAGTCATGACTATATAagtatcccttccctcttgggtgtccctcccaccccacctctccatcccacccctctaagttgtcacagagccccaggttAGTCTGTGTCATAAAGtggcttcccactagttatctattttacacatggcagtgtatatatgctTCCTAGggggctaagtggtaaagaatccacctgccaagcagaagatgcagattcaatccctaggttgggaagatcccctgtagaaggaaacggcaacccactccagtattcttgcgggggaaattccacggacaggggagcttggtgggctatagtccatggggtcctgaagagtcagacatgacttagggactaaatagCAGCAGGAgcattgtatatatgtcaatgccaccttctcaactcatcccaccctctccttcccccactgtgtccacaagccaaTTCTCTACATTTGTATcgccattccttccctgcaaacacGTCCatcagtaccacttttctagattccacgtatatatacaaatgtatgtgtgtgtatatatatacgcattagtatacgatatttttctctttctgacttacttcactctgtgtaacagttctaggttcatccacctaaCTATAActaactcaaatgcatttctttttatggctgagtaatatcccattgtatatatgtaccacaacttctttaaccATTCATTTGTCAAcagacatctagattgcttccacgtCCTGTCTACTGTACACAtttctgcaatgaacattgcgGGTACGTGTGCCTTTTGGaatcatggttttctcaggatatatgcccagtagtgggattgctgtgtcatatggtagttttattcttagtttttaagaaatctccatactgttctccattgtggctgtgtcaatttacattcttagcaacaatgcaagagagttcccttttctccacatcctgtccggcatttattgtttgtagatttttttgatgatagccattctgattggtttgaagtgatacctcattgtagttttgatttgaatataCTTATTAATATACACTTTTCTGACTCAACGGTACTGGtaacaggaaagggaaaaatagctCTAAGGAGAGGGGAATAATCCAATATATTCCTACACTGTTAAAAAGTCTCATGCTAGAACCTACCATCTAATATAtctgccttgaaaacaaacatgATTCTAAGTGTGATGGTTCCACCTAGAAAGGAGATATCTTAGAGACAAAGGATCAAATACAAATGACAAGCATATTTAATGCTGAAGTATATGATATGGTTATTAATCATATACatttgaaaaagagaagaattaGGTCATTCCTAATAGATGCTCTGGTTAATTTACAGATACATTTCAGATCACCCAAGTGATCTTAGCGATtcagcagagtcttagccacattCTGGCTAAAACCAAGTCAAAGGGACAAGGAGGCAACTTTTCTCTAGGGTTTTCCTgcccagaagaaaatgaaaaggctggGGATGAagtaaaaggaataaagaaaacagagacagCAAAGGTAAACTACTTGTGAGCAGCTTCCCTAATAATAGTGTAGGTTATTAGGCCAGAGAGTGGCAGTCATTAGTTTATGACTCCTACTCCGtatcaagacttccctggtggctcagacggtaaagcgtctgtctacaatgtgggagacccaggttcaatctctgggttgggaagatcccctggaaaaggaaatggcaatccactccagtactattgcttggaaaatcccatggacagaggagcctagtaggctacagtccatggggtcgcaaagagtcagacatgactgagcgacttcactttcactccgtATCAAGTTATGTGAACTGAAGGTCTTACATGTCTTTAAATAACAGAGCAAAATATAAGTTATATATGATATTCTCTTATTAGAACCATGGTCTAATAACACCTAAAGGAAAACATCATATTTTTATCACATAGTTAAAAGTGAAGGAAAGAGCCTTAATTCATTTGGCTATGAATGTTTCAACAGACATTTTCTAGAGTTTTTTTTGTCAAAGTCTGCCTCCAAATCCCCATATGTGGAACAGGCCCCCCACAGTGGTGTCTGCTCTGTGCATGATGTTTAATGGGATGCAGCAAAGACTGTGAGAGACAGGGTGCTCCTGGAGTGCTCAGGATGCAGGTGTCCTTTACCTGTGCCCACTGATACAGCTGCTCCAACTGGGTTTTGTCCAGATCAGAGGTCCCAATAGCAACAATCTTTTTGCTCTGAACTAAGTTTTGCAATTCTTCCCAGTAAGGCTGCAAATGTTCCAAGGAAAGATTCACTCCATCTTCAATAGGAGGTGAAGCAATGATCACAGAATCCAGCtgtgcaactccaaggactgagCAGGCTGATGCGGAGGGAAACACAAAGAAGACAAACGTCTGTACGTAATGAAGGCAAGTTGTTTCTAATGTCCTTTGCTCCCCCACTGAATTCTGCCCATAGTTCACTAGTACTCTATGTAACAGACTATTCCACTAGGTTTCATAATTTACCTGTCATGTATAACATTTCCATCTTTTTCAAAACAATGagtatccattcatctacttgGTCTGTGTGGCAGACATGTGGGTTTCCTTGACCTGCCTCACTCCTGGTGAAACTCACAACTACTGTAGGCTCCCTATTTCCTAGGCCCCAGGACTTTCTGGTAGCTTCTGACCTAATAGCCTATAACTGTCGGGTgtgctgtgcatgcatgctaaattgcttcagttgggtctgacctttgggatcctatggacctctaggttccactgtccatgggcttctccaggcaggaatacaagagtgggttgccatgcgctcctccacacgatctttccaacccagggatcaaacccaagtctcttatgtctcctgcactggcagtgggttctttaccactagtgccacctgggaaaccctgtaaCTGGTAGTCATAGCAAAGAATAAGCTTGAGACGATGAGAAACTGAATTTATGGCCTTAACTCACACATTAatttaggtggctcagtgataaagaaactgtctcccaagcaggagatgcaggttcaatccctcagtcaggaagatcccctggagaaggaaatgacaacttactccagtattcttgcctgggaattcccatggacagaggagcctgtcagactACACAGTTTAAGggactgcaaaagagtcagatatgacttagcaactaaacaacaatagatgTAGGTAACTTCTTAGtttttatgaaaatgaatttatttttaccgATTTTTATTCCTTCCATAGTTATATTACAGAGCTAGTTATTTAACTGTTCAATGTATGTAAATACGAgaagaatgttttaaaagaaaaaatactcatTAATTATAATGCTATATAGTAACCTCACCAGGAGatgaaaatagataaaaatgcttgtttttgttgttattcttttgATATTTCACCTGTAGTACTAAAAGAGTTAAGAATATGATTAAAGAGAATTTTTATCTCCAAATGTATAGTTTACCTACAGTTATGTTACATCTCTTACAGTCCTCTTATATATCAAAATATGACCTTACATTGGTTAATGTGATTTCCACAGAAACCTTAAAAATTAGGCTAGAACTTGAAAAGTAAAATTGCAATgagctcattttttttaaactagacgTGAACACAAGATATATTAATACACTTACAGTAATTTAAAGTTCActatgaaaataaaagttaaaattttgctTACCCATATCGACTGCATTTCTAGTTGATGATGAAGAGTTTGATCCTACAATGAACAGTTTTGCTGAGtgacaaaaagaacaaaacagattaTTATATTTGAGCAACATTCTACTACACAGCAGTAACACTGCTAAAATACTAAGAACAGATAATCCTGAATGAATTTTTTCCTTCCCTAGCtgcattgttttatagttttaagacCTAAAAGTGTATTTCcatggtaattttaaaaagatatgctAGTTGCCAACCAGTATCTGACtgtcaaaacaaaaaggcaaatattAATTCTCCTTTATTGGAAAGCAGGGCAGATAAATATACAAGcattcaaaatatctttttttatgaATTAAACATTAATGGAGCATATTATatacctgggctttcctggtaactcaatcagtaaagaatctgcctgcaatgcaggagacctgggttctctccctggattgggaagatcccctggagaaggagatggtaacccactgtagtatttgcctgggaaatcccatggagagaggagcctggtagactacagtccatgaggttgcaagagtcagacatgacttagtgactaaaccatcaccacattATATACTTTCTCCAATAAACTAAAGTCTATATAAAGATTAGATTGCTTGTAAtgagaagaaaattgaaaaaacaaaaccaaaaaaaaccaaacaaacaaatatccCGCAATTCTACTTTCCTAATCAATTTTAGACAATGATACCTTCAAGTTCTTGGTCATATGAAACATAGTATATATTTTGTACTTCTATGTATTTGGTTTATTACCCTTatgtaacaaatatttttttatatttctatgcAGTATTTAGGTAAACTGCCAAGAGTCTCATCTCTAAAAGCAGTTACTGTTTAGATTTTTACCTACtctgtacttttcttttgtttttttttttttggctctgcagcttgtgggattttagttccctgaccaagggtcaAACTtaggtccttggcagtgaaagcacagagtcccagccactagactgccagggaattctctgtaCTCTGTATTCTTAATGAATAATATCGATGGTAACTCTATGTTCAACTTTATGCCTGAAGCATTTCTGAAGATCAGAAATGTAATCATGGGTCAAAGGATATGATTCTTTTGTTAGTCTTGTTTTATTTatctcttacttaaaaaaaaaatttcatcagGTTACCAGACCATTAAAAGTTAGAAGTTGCTCTCCTAACAATATAGGATGctatttaaaaaagatatatatttttgctAATTTGATAGGTACAAAATGAAATTGAAACTTTGGATTGATTTGACTCAAcattatatatattgtatatatataaatatgtatatatttactttatgTAATAAACTCACTGTTCAAAAATCTAAATTTACTCAACAAATAGGTAGAGTAATAGgaaagcaagaagagagaaaatcaTAAAGGGTAATAGAGAGAAAACAGGGTTAATGAAATACCCTTATGTAAAGTGCTTGGCATTCAATACATACAACAAATTTTCTTTGTACAACATTTCTTGTCATTTCCTTTCTACTGCTGGATAATCTTCCTAAAATATTGTTTTCCGCATGTTACTTCTCTATCTAGAGGCTATCACAACTTCCTTACCAGCTGAGAGTCAATCCTTACCACTTTGCTCTAACTCAGCTCTGTAATTATATTCTGTGAAAACCCTCCCCATCATTACCCCACTGGCTATGAATTGGGTGTCATTTGAGATGGTCTCCTCTTTCCAAAAGAGGAGGCATTTTTAGGTAGGTGAAAAGAGGAAAGCTCTTGATGCTTATCAAAAATCTCAAGCCTTCCAGGAATCAAGGGCAACTTGTTAAGAGTTCCAAAATGGATCTACACCATGATGAATTGTAATACACCACAGAGAAATGCTGCTCTGATGACCTTTTCAACACAAACAGTAATGTGAaattaacaaaaagaaatggGTTCTGTAGTCAGGCATACCTTGATGGACTCCTGGTTCAACCATTTACTTGCTACACAACAGCTTTCAAGTTATTTAATGTCATTTGTGTAATGGGGATAATAAACCTACCTTGCAGAATTGTTTTGAAAATTCTATAGAATAAATATAACCATAATTCTATAGAATAAATATAACCAATACGGTTATAACCATAACCATAATGGCAAGTACAATCTCTGGTATAAAGTGAGATTCAACAAATGGTAGTTATTAGAGTCAATGCTCTAATTCATCTTACGTGTTCATcctaataagaataataataaaatgacaacAACTACGACACAGCCACCAATAGTAATAAGTAAGTTTCCTGGCACTTTACTTTGTGCCAAGAACCATGCTAAGCGCTTCTTTTGTTATTTCATCTAACTTAAAGGAAGCTTGAGAAACAGgtgtatccccattttatagataagaaaactgagctcAGAGATGTTAAATCATTTGTTAGCCCTAGATTATGTCAGTCAGTAATCTGCACATCCAGGAATTTCAATCTAGTTAAGCTCAAGTATTTAGTGACTATGTTATGCTGACTGTAAGCCGAGGACAAGAACAGCTTTCATTCCTTGAACTTAACACTCTCTCTGGAAAGTAGCAGGAGTCCCTCCACCTTTGTTGAATGGGCAcagtatgtatattatttttcttcatgcgACTTGTTGCCCAGACTGGTTTCCCTGCTCCCAAGTGACCTCAGCCATTGCTTAGTAGTGTCACACCAGGAAGGGAGGACTTACACCGGCTTCGGGTGAAAACTGCTCTTAAGCCTTCCCTTTATTCTTTCCTACACCTTCTTCTACTGCTCTGATTAATAATGTCTCACATAAATTAGTGAGAACAAAATGAAGAGGTGAAGTTCTATTCTGCCTTCACTGAAGTAGCCAACAGTGACCTCCTATAACTCCTTCTTTAAAGCTGGCTATAAAATTATGTTATAAAGAATCTCTATATTTCCTACACTGAGTGATCGAGTTACTTATTACCAGAGTCAAAGAAAGGCTTAGCCTCATGCCTAACAAAACCTATTATCCACTGTAAAACAAAATGAACTGTAAAGGCTGGACTTTACCAGaaactttcatttcttctctttcatcgGGATTTATCTTTTCTACTGCATGAGATACAGTACATTCCAAGACATCTGGAAACTCCTACAATAAACACATGATatttacaataaatataaaattaatgtttttactTAGCTATATATTTTCTGCATAACACTCTTTAGAAGCAGAGAACCCGTAAGACAATAAAGTTCTTTACCTGATTGGCTTCAGAAAGTTTATAAAGCCCTGAAATAAAGGTAAAgtgctgtgtatatatatatatgtgtgtgtccatTTTTCTGGGAAAAAGTGTCTCATTTTGATGAGATActcagggcgggggtgggggaaggatgtATGACCAAAGACAAATGAACAAACCAGCAAGCAAGCTGGGCAGTATGTGAAGAGTGAGAACCATTAACACAGTCAATACTTCTActcagaaatcaatgaaaagtaGTATTTTCCTTCTGGATACTGACATGTTAAAAACTTCCCATATGTCAATCGCAAACATTTTaacccaaaatatatttttttctgaatgcaGTGGAAACAAGTAAAGGCAAGTCCAATGCATAAAAATGAGTAGTTAATGAGGGAAATGTAAAATATTGGTACATAAAAATCACTAACAAactaacatttataaaattaaaacaaagtaaaCAAGATTTTCCCATAATTCTTGAACACAGAATGCCTGACCACATGTTAAGTATCTACAAGTCAAGCGCAGAGTGAATGGTCATTTCAGAGAAAGGGGACTGATAGAAGACATTAATGAATGTCTGCCTAGCACCTTTAGTTACAAAGTTGCAGTATGCTCccgaaaacaattatttttagtaCATGTCCTCTTCCATACTTTTTAAGTAGTCTCTGTAATTTGTGACAAGCCTTTGGCTAAGCTGGATTCCAAAGAGTAGTTTACAGACTGTGttttgtatattaatatttttgataatagtcatatACTGATATTCAATGAAACACTTCCTTACTGTTTCATAACTGAcacttataaaattatttttagcaacTATGTTTTGCTTATAgtctaccaaaagcaatctagaAACCAGAACTGTTTGATAGTCATTCCTCTACTAGACCAAATATAAACTGGAACTAAATACACTCTGAGGAGACTGTGGAATCTTAGTAGCTTGTCTTACTGAAGAGTTGACTTACAGAGttggattttctctttcatgcttaAGCCTACCGGGTCAAACTGCCATTTCAACAAATGGACCACAGTGATTTTCATGCTAGTTGCCTATCTGACTTCCTGATCAAACCTGAGAAAATTAACTTCCTGCTTATTACATGATTTTTTCATTCACAGTTCACTCACCCTGATCAAATCTGGGCTGATTTGGGAACTCCACTCATTTAAGGTCTTTTGAATACAATCTCGAAGCtgcaaaagaaatgcatttttaagcTGTTAACCATATACTACACTTTTTATGTACTTCTACAATGAAAAAAGGTTGAAATAAACCTTcacctaaagttaaaaaaaaaaaaaggactgtatTAATCTGATAAGTAGGAAAAAGAAGATACCCATAGGAAATACGatacaaatcaaaattttaattctACAAGGTTTTGTTTCCTTTAACAAAGATCAACTTATATCTGTTTTTATCCTACTCTTAATTCTCAAATGTTCTTGACCTAAAGCAGTAATctaatcatttaaaaagtatttttgcaCCAATGAAAATTTAAGGAAACTTTTGAGATGTAAAAGCattcataaagaaacaaaatttcaagAATAAGGAAATTTATAAATGGAGGAACTGTAATCAAGCCCAGGCAGCCTGACTAGAATGAACCTTAACCACTATGTGCCTACATGAGAATCACCTgtggtgttcaataaatgtttaaattccCGAGCCCCATCCTAGATCTGCTGAATCACTTTCTAAGGGCAGCAGAACTTTCATTTTAAGAGGCATCCAAGTAATCAAAATGTACTCTAAAGTCTAGAAACCACCATAGTCCTATCTCACAGGAGTCAACTTGCATAAAGTCAGTTCATAGAAGTCATTTCCTAACAGGCAGGTAGACCTTAGACCTGTCATCAATGTTTTCTTATACAATTTTCTTACACTAACATTGTAGTATTCTGTAAATTCATTCAAGTGTCTAGTTATCTTTTATCTCTTATGACAGCGTATTTCCAACTTATTTAATAGTGGTCCAACATAAGACATACACTAACACAGTGAGTACAGACGTACATACATATAACAACGATAATTGACAAAGTAATATTTATGCTTACTATATACCAGATAGGCTGGTGACTTCTATgagttagaaaaaaatatgttgCTCCGTGAATCATTGAACTGACTTCTGACCACAAATGGGCCAACACTAGCAGTTTGAAATCAGTGCCTTACAAAT
It includes:
- the GCLM gene encoding glutamate--cysteine ligase regulatory subunit isoform X2, encoding MGTDSRAAGALLARASTLHLQTGNLLNWGRLRKKCPSTHSEELRDCIQKTLNEWSSQISPDLIREFPDVLECTVSHAVEKINPDEREEMKVSAKLFIVGSNSSSSTRNAVDMACSVLGVAQLDSVIIASPPIEDGVNLSLEHLQPYWEELQNLVQSKKIVAIGTSDLDKTQLEQLYQWAQVKPNSNQVNLASCCVMPPDLTAFAKQFDIQLLTHNDPKELLSEASFQEALQESIPDIRAHEWVPLWLLRYSVIVKSRGIIKSKGYILQAKRKGS
- the GCLM gene encoding glutamate--cysteine ligase regulatory subunit isoform X1, with the translated sequence MRSDASCRCSRLMTKLSNLLDRSPGRGDKRGPIPLFVPLSSSLPFSHGVQLRDCIQKTLNEWSSQISPDLIREFPDVLECTVSHAVEKINPDEREEMKVSAKLFIVGSNSSSSTRNAVDMACSVLGVAQLDSVIIASPPIEDGVNLSLEHLQPYWEELQNLVQSKKIVAIGTSDLDKTQLEQLYQWAQVKPNSNQVNLASCCVMPPDLTAFAKQFDIQLLTHNDPKELLSEASFQEALQESIPDIRAHEWVPLWLLRYSVIVKSRGIIKSKGYILQAKRKGS